ACCACGCTGAAGTCCGCGCGGCCCGGCGTGAGCGGATCAGGCGTGGTGAACAGCGTTACGACAAACGGCCCGGCCGGTTTGCGAAATTGCAGCCGTCCGCCATCGGCCCAGGCATGCACGGAAACAAAAAGCATCAGCAGCAGAAGCAGATATCGTTTCATCACATGCCCATCCCACGCATCTCCATCGGCTGGGTGTATATCCAGATGCAGATGGCATAGAAGAGTCCGCTACTGAGCGCCCATAAAGTCAGCATGGCGACGGCATTGCGGGCTGAGGAGGCCATCTGTCGCACCAGGCGCCATCCGGCATAAAGCGTAAACAGCAACCCTAGATCGAGCATCCAGATTTGCAGGTGAAAGAGATTCAGCCCTTCCGCCCCCGGAATCAGCATGAGCTGGATGGGCTTGCTCACCATCGTCATCGCGCCCATGCCGCTCATGTCCATGTTCATGCCGGGCATATTGCCCATTTGGCTCATCCCCTGCATGCCGGCCATTGCGCTCATGGCATGCGGGTGCGCTCCGCCTGTCAGAGCATGCCATGCATGGGTGAGAGTTGGCATGAAAGAAGAAGTTGCGGTGGCCATATGAAACAGCAGGTGAGCCGCCCACATCGCAAGCCCCAGCGGCAGCAGAGCCAGTGCGAAGCGGCAGAAGACGGTGCGAACACTCTTCTCGGTGGAGAAGATCTGCAGCGCTTTGGCAAATGTCCAACTCGCGGCCAGCAACACGAGAAAGATGGATGCTGCGACGGCAAGAGAACCAACTCCCGAGGCGAAGAAAGGGTGCGCTGCCTCGAAGTCTGAGAGGCGATCCACCACCGGCGCAATCATCACTCCCGCATTGAAGATCGAAGAGATCGCCAGCAGCAACACCATCACCGCGACATCAAACCGCCGCGAGAATCGGCGCAGGGATGAGCGCCGTGGATCGTTGACCAGATCGCGCACCGGCGGCAACACACGCAGCGCAATATTGTCGTGCGGGCAGGCTTTCACGCAGTCCATGCAGAGTGTGCAGTCCATGTTGCCTTGCTTCATCGGCAGATAAAGCTGCAGCTCGCAGCCTCGCTGCGCTTCATTGCCACGAATGCAATCCCGCGTGGAGCAACTCGAACAGGTGGACTGGCTTTTCACGCCCAGATCAAGCGGCGAAACCAGCGATGAGACAAAATTGAACTGGCCGATCGGGCAAACGTACTTGCAAAAATTTGCCCCGCGAAAGATGGAATCAATTGCAAAGACCGCCAGCACATAGCCGAGCAGCACTATCGCGGTATCACGCGGCGAGTTCCAAAGTGCGAAGTGTTCATAGGCCCAGAAAAAGACCAGCAGCAGGATCGTCGCGGGCCATTTGTTTTTGAGCCACGCGGGCCAGCGCAGCTTACCCAGACCAAAGAAACGGGCCAGTTCCCGCGGCAGCGTAAAGGGACAGGCCATGCAGAAGAGGTTGCCGGCGACGAAAAAGAGCAGCAGATTCAAGGGCCGCAAAATGTTCCAAAGCACGGAACCGCCAAGATTCAGCATGGCTACCGGTGTGCCGCGTGCGCCGTCGAGAATAATGGCAGCAATCAGCAACAGGGTGAGACTCTGCAATCCGGCGCGGCCAAATCGCGCGCGCAAGATTCGGCCTACAGGTGGCATCTGGAGCAAGTCAAATGCCGGCGGCATCTTAACTTTGTGGCGTATCGCTGCCGCGCGCTGGATTGCCTGGCGTATGCGCTGCCTGCGTGGCGAGAGCAACTGCAATACGATGACCATCAACGGAATCCAGAAGATAAATGAGCCAATCACCCACATCTCGGCTCCCGCCGCCGTTTGGTCCATTTGCGCCGAGATGCCAAAGATGCGCGGCGCATTCCGATAGGTCGAATAGATGACGCTGCCGCCGAAAACCAGATAGCCCGAGAGGGCCGTATTCACAACATCAGCCGTCATTAAATATGGCAAAATCATCCAGCGCGACCAGCGGTAACGGCTTGGCCAGGGTTGAAGCACAAACCACCAGAAGGGCAGCGCAAAAAAGAAGAAGCTGGCGTGCTCCAGTTCGTGCACGGTGTTGTTGCGCAGCGCCAGATCGTACGCCGCGGGTACATGCCAGAGCAGAAATGAGATGTTCATGGCCAGCCATCCGAAGACAGGGTGCGTCACCACCGCCTGCACACCGTGGAAGGCCTTGGAGTTCATCCATGCGGACAGATCATCGCGCACCAGCGCGCGGGGCAGTCCGCGCAGCAGGGGCACCACGGGCGCGCCCAGCACAATGAGCGGCGGCGCCACTGACATGAGGATAAGGTGCTGTGTCATGTGCGCGACCAGCAGAAACTGATCCAGTGCGTCCAGTGGAGACGCCAGCGCCAGCCAGAACGAAGCCAGCCCAGCCATAAAGGAGGCCATGCGCCACACCGGCAACTCCGTGGGGCGGGTCACGCGGGCCATCCGCCACCCGCGCAGGTAGACAATGGCGGCCACCATCACGCCGATGGTAGGGGCCAGCGGGATGGTCCACGATTGAAGGATGGCTTGAGTCAGGTTATCGGGCACGAGGGTTCCACATCCGTAGCGCGGCTCGGGAGACGGTGATCATCTGGGAGCTTGCACTTCTTAGGATACCGCTGCGGATCGCCTGCTTCCTGCGCGACCTGGTGCGGCAGATCGTCGCTTGGTGCGCTATGAAATTCATATGGCAACCGAGGTGCGGTATACTTGGATAGACGCTGTCCTTCGACGGACTTCGCAGAGCGAGCATTCATGCAGCTTCACGTGACATACCGAAAGCCAATGTCGGCCCTCGGAAATCAATCCGGTGCCATGCATGCACTTGTTTTTGTCACAGGCTGGAGCCCACTCGCACTCTGATTCTTCTTACAAGAGTTTGCGAAGCCCCGGCCCTCAGCGCCGGGGCTTTTGCGTTGGCGCACGATTTCTTTCTCACAAACCATAAAAAAAGGAGGCAATTCATGATCACGACCTATTCTTTCCAGGCAGACTTTCGCAATGTGGCCCAGCGGCTCGCGGAGAATCAGCGGCAGAGTGTGCGGCAGACCGAGCACGTCCGGCGCGCTGTCCGGTCTGCGGCAGAGGAGCGCGAAAGGATGCGGTTCCAGCAGGAAGATGCCTCAAGCGAGCGCGTAGCCTGAGCGGCATGTGGCGGCCAGCGTGACTCCAGACCGCGAAGCCCCGAGAGCGAGCTGGTTCCCAGCTCGCTCTTTTCATTTTTACTCTGTTTCGCAGGGATGATTCGGATGCATATGCGGAGCGCCGACCGGCTGCTTGGCAAAGATGCCAGTCGATGTCCTGAGGAATGTATAAGCCCCTGGCGGTGGCGCGTCCGCTAAAGAAACCGTTTTCTATAACTTCCGCGATAAATTCTTTTTATCCGGAATCCATTTGTTGACGGATAAGTAAATCCTTTCTGAATCATGAAGTTAGAGTCATGAAGCGATGCCGGGGCTTTCCGCGGCACCCGTTTCCTCCTTTCGCCCCTCTTGACAATGCAAATTCACAGCGTGCTTAATGTTGCCCGCATCAGTTTTTGTCCTGTCTGAAGGCATGAACTGAAACGTTTCAGCAGAATCTCGTTAGGCGCTTTGTACCTGAGATGGTTCTGTCTGATCGTCCCCTGCTGCGAACGCCTGCTGAGAGTAGAAGCCCGGCATCTTCCGGTCATCTTCTGTCTTGGAGGGCGAAACAGGAAATACGAGTCTTCCACTCAGAGAAGACGCGAATACTAAGGCGCGAGATATCACAACCTGGTACGACTTATCGCATTTGGCGCGCAAAGCGCGTTGGGTGCGACAACGCAAGACCATGCCTGCAGGGCGATGCGGTCACAGAGCCGCACGCGATCGGTGCATTGCGCACTGACAGGCCACCACAGGATTTTTCAAGGAGAAAGGTTACATGCAAAGAACTGCAAGATACGCATTCGCGTTGTTAATTGCTGTCCTGTTGTCAGTGACTACCGTCTATGCTCAGGCCACCGCCGAAATCACCGGCACGGTCACCGATCCGAGCGGCGCAGTGATTCCCGGCGCCAAAATCACCGCCACCAATGATGCCAGTGGCAGCTCACAGAGCACCGTGAGCAACAGTTCGGGCCTCTACACGCTGCCCGGTCTTTCCAATGGAACGTATACGCTGGTCGTCACGGCCAAAGGCTTTGCGACTTATAAAACATCGGGCGTAGTTCTAGACGTTGCCGCCACCGTGCAGGAGAATGTCGCACTGCAACTCGGCTCCAGCAGCCAGACTGTCACTGTGCGCGCCAATGCCTTGCAGGTACAGTCGCAGAGCAACGAGATCAGCACGCTCATCAGCGGCGCACAGGTAAACCAGATTGCCACCAATGGCCGCAACATCACCAGCCTCACCACGCTGGGCACGGGCGTTTCGGGTAATCTGCCCTCATTCAACGGAGTGGCGGCGCAGACCAGCACAGCCACTATCAGCTTCAACGGCATGCGCCCTGATCACAACAACTACCTGATCGACGGCGGTGAAGTGTATGACCGCGGTTCGGGGGGCAAAATTGACGTGCTGCCTTCTCCTGATGCGATTTCGGAGTTTCAGGTACTCAGCAGCAATTACCCGCCAGACTATGGTCTCTCTTCCGGTGGAACGATCCTGGTCGAGCTGAAGAGCGGCACGCGCAAGTTTCACGGCGGCGTGTGGGAGTTCAATCGCAATGACGCGCTCGATGCCGGCTACTACTTTGCCAAGAAGAATCATCAGGCGAGTCCCGAACTTCGCCTGAATATCTTCGGCGGGAACATCGGCGGCCCAGTCTGGATTCCGCACGTTTACAACACTCACAAGAACAAGACATTCTTTTTCGTGAACGAAGAGTGGCGTCGCTTTGTGCAGGGAGCCAACCCGACGGCGACCAATACGATTCCTTCCAACGATTTCCCGACGGCGGGCCAGCCTTTCACCTACACGCCGTTCAATGGTCCAGTGCCGGTGGTGCCTCAGACCAGCGACCCAGCCAAGCTGGCGCTCTACACCCAGGATGGCCTCGTTCCCGGCCAGCCATTCCCAAATAACACCATTCCTGCCAACCTCCTCGATCCGAATGCCGTGGCGTTCATGGGGACTGGCGCGATTCCTAAGCCCAACGCGCCCAATAATCAGTACATTGCTTCGCCCAAGCAGCCGACCAACGTGCGGGAAGATGTCGTGCGCATTGATCAGAACATCGGCTCGAAGTACAAGCTGATGGGGAGCTGGATTCACGACTCGATGACCCAGACCATCTTTCCCACGCAGTGGAGTGGAGACAGCTACTCCACGGTAGGCGATATCTTCTCCAATCCCTCCTGGGCGGCAGCCGTGCGCCTCACACAGGCGCTCTCTCCGACGGTGCTCAACGAGACGGGCCTTTATGTGAACGGCAACAAGATCAACGTGCAGCCGGCCGGCATTTATCAGCAGCCCTCGGGCTGGAGCGCGAAGAGCTTTTTCACGGGTAACAACGCGGAAAACCGCTTGCCGCAGATTGCTTTCAGCGGCGGTCCCATCAACACCACCTACACGGCCATTTACTGGCCCTGGCATAACTCGTATCTGAACTATCAGATTCGTGACGATCTCTCGATCACGCGCGGCAAGCACGCTTTCAAGTTTGGCTTCTCGTACATGCGCGAGGACAAGAACCAGCAGCTGCAGGCTGATACCCAAGGCGACTACGGCTTCGATGGTTCCAAGTACTCGGGCGACGCCTATATCAACTTCCTGCTGGGATTTGCGAGCACCTACGATCAACTGCAGCAGCAGCGTACCGATCACTGGATCTCAAATACGTATTCGTTCTATGCAATGGACAACTGGCACATCACGCCGCGGCTTTCGCTGCAACTCGGCTTGCGCGATGACATCATGCCGCAAACCTATGAGAAGAACAATCAGGTCGCAAACTTTGTGCCGGCTGACTATAAGGCAGCCGATGCGCAGAGTCCCGATCCCAACACCGGCAATCTGAACCCCAATGGTCCGGGCGTCCAGATCATTAACAACGAGCCTTTTTATCTCAACGGAATTGAGCAGGCAGGCAAAAATGGTGCTCCGCGTGGACTGGTCAAGAATGACTTTTACACGCTGCAGCCTCGCATCGGTTTTGCCTATGACGCTTCTGGCGATGGCCGCACCATCCTGCGTGGTGGCGCCGGCATCTTCTACGAGCGTGTGCAGGGCAATGATATTTACAACCTATCCACCACGCCGCCGTTTGCCTATGCGCCCAGTGTCTCTGACGTTTATTTCTCTGATCCTAACGTCAGCGCGGATACTGGCCAGCGTGCCTCGGTTCCGCTCGGTCCGGCAGGGCTGACGGCCATGAACTACTACTACCCGCATCCGGGTACGGCTCAGTACAGCCTTGGCATTCAGCACCAGCTGGCGCCTTCGGCGATCTTCTATCTCGGCTACGTCGGTTCCACCAGTTGGAATCAGGACGATCTGCGCGAGATCAACGATCTGCCGCTCAACGCGATCAGCCAGCGCGAAGAGGTAGCGACCGGCTGCGCGAACTCGGCTCCGCCTTCGGCGGGAGCGCTGCCGTGCCCCAACATTCCATCGAATGCAAACCTGTATCGCCCTTACCTGGGATATAGCAACATTCGCCTGGAAGAAAACGCGGTCAACGCGGACTACAACTCGTTGCAGGCCTCAGTGCGCATGGAGAAATGGCATGGCCTGACGTTGCAACTCGCCTACACATGGTCGCATGAGATCGATATCCAGAGTGCCGACCTCACCACCCAGACGCTGGCCGGTTCCGGTGGCGACATTTCCGATCCTTATAGCTATAAGTACGATCGCGGATCAGGCAACTTCGACCGCCGCAATATTTTCAACGCAAACTACATCTATGACCTGCCCTTCTACATGCATTCGCACAATGTACTTGCGCGCACTCTGCTCAGTGGATGGGTCGTCTCTGGTGTAACTGTGGCGCAAAGCGGCTCGCCGGTGAATGTCTACTACAACGGTCCAGACACGCTTGGACTGGGCGGCAGCACCACCAATCGCCCGAACATCGTGGGGAATGTCACCTTTCCGAAGACGCAGCAGGAGTGGTTTAACGCCAAGGCCTTTGCGGATCCGGTTGCACCCTGGGTTTCCAGCGCCAATAACAATCAGGGCTTTGGCGATGCCCGTAAGGACACCATCACCGGTCCCGGGCTCTTCAACTGGAACATCTCCATCTTCAAAACCTTCCCATTTACCGCCAATCCAACTGGACCTCATCTCCAGTTCCGGGCAGAGAGCTTCAACACTTTCAACCACACGGAATGGAACTCGATTGATACCGGCAGCCATGACCCGAACTTCAGTCAGGTCACCAATACCTACGATCCTCGTGTGCTGCAGCTTGGACTGAAACTACTGTTCTAATCCCCCAGTCCTTTCCTCCGGCACGGCAGATCCATTGCTGCCGTGCCTTTCTTTTTTCTGTGCTGCATGCCATGATGGGGCGCGTCTGAAATTCATGCCGGAGGAGCTAATTGCAGTTATTTCGCCTCAAGGCCATTTGTGTGGGTCTGCTTCTGGCTGGACTCTCTCTCGCGTTCGCGGTTCCGGAGGCGCGCGCACAGTCCGCGGCATCGCCAGATTTGCTGCGGCAGCAGGCGCTGGCACTCGAACAGCAGGGCCAGTTTGCCCAGGCCGAATCCATCTGGCATACCTTGCTCACGCAGAATGCGAAGAACGTGGAAGCCTGCGCGCATCTCGGCCTCGATGAAGCGCGCACGCAAAATTATCCTGAAGCAATTCAATATTACCGGCGTGCTCTGGCGCTTGACCCCTCCTTGCATGGCTTGCGCCTCGATCTGGCGCTCTCTTATTTCAAGATGGGAAAGTTCCCTCAGGCTATTCCGCTGCTCGCAGAGGAACTCCATCAGCACCCCGGCGACCTGCGGTTGACCATCCTGCTCGGAATGGCGCACTACGGCGCGCAGCAGTATGACAAGGTGGTTCCATATCTCAAGGCGGCCGCAGCCAAAGAGCCTCAAAGCGCGGCGATCCGTTTGCCACTGGCGCAGGCCTGCCTGTGGTCGCGGCAATTCGAGTGCGTGCTGACCACCTATAAGCAGATACTGGCGCTCAATGCAGATTCAGCCGAGGCAGACATGCTCGCGGGGGAAGCCTACAGCGCGCAGAGCAACACTCCGGCTGCCATACGGCAGTTTCGTGCCGCCATTCAGGCCAACCCCAACCTTCCGCAGGAGCACTTCGGTCTCGGATACCTGCTCTGGACACAGCGCAATTATGCGGAAGCGGAAGAGCAGTTCCGCGACGAGTTGCGCATCAGCCCTGACGATGGCCAGTCACTCGCCTACCTCGGCGATACGCTGATGCATCTGGGCAAGAGCGATGAAGCGCGAGCCTCGCTCGAACGAGCGATGGTGCTGAAGTCCTCGCTTGAACTCGCGCACCTTGATCTCGGCATTCTCGATGTGAATGCCGGGCACGATAGTGCAGCCGTTGCCGAGTTCCATGCCGCCATTCAGATCAACCCCAAGAGCACGGATGCGCGCTGGCGGCTGGCGCGCCTTTATCAAAAAATGGGCCAGCACCAAAAGGCGGCAGCCGAGTTTGCTATCGTCAGCAAGATGAAGCGCGAATCCGCGCAAAGCCTCTACCTCAAAATGGCGGGCAGCCACGAGGCGCAGGCGACTGCCCGGCAAAAAGATGCAACTCCGCAGTGATGGCACTGCGCCGCAGGGTGTTGACTATTTAAACCCTCCTTACGGAAAGATAACTGGATCATTCAGAGGAGGCAGAAGCTGCATCTTGTCTGATAACGTTATCGGAGACAGGAGACAAGGCATGTGGAACTGCTTTAGCCGCCAGGCGAAGAGTTTTTTGAAACACTCGGCAGGATGGGCCGCAATCGGATTTCTGACAGGGGGGCTCGCGATCCCGGCCCATGCGCAGGAACCAGTCACCGCGCGAACTCCGGCCACGCCGCTCGTCGTGCATGATCCTTACTTCAGCATCTGGTCATTCAATGACAAGCTGACCGGTGGCCCCACCCATCACTGGACTGGAAGCTCTCAGCAACTCATCGGCGTCGTTCGCATTGACGGCAAGAGCTATCGCTTCATGGGCGATGAGCCATCGCTGCCTGCCCTGCCGCAGATTTCTCGCGCGATATGGCCCACGCACGTCATCTATCGCTTTCAAGGAGCAGGCGTTCGCCTCACCGCGACCTTTTTCACGCCCGATCTGCCGCACAATCTTGATGTGCTCTCGCGTCCTCTGTCTTATCTGAGTTGGAAGGTGAGTTCCAGTGATGGAAGTCCTCACCAGGTGCAGATCTATTTCGCGGCGAGTGCGGAACTGGCCGTCAACGATGTCTATCAGCATGTCGTTTGGGGAACCAGCCGTGTGGGTGACATGCAGGTGATGCACATCGGCACCAACACGCAGCAGGTGCTTGCGAAGTCCGGCGACAACCTGCGCATCGATTGGGGATGGGCGGACGTGGCCGTTCCCGCGCAGCCCGGCGCCTCAGTGGCTACGATCGGCATGAATGCCTTCAACGATGCGGTGAACAAGGGCGAATTTCCAGCGAGCGACGATCTCAACATGCCCCGCATGGCGCGCATCGACACGCCGGTATTGGCGGCGCGGTTTGATCTGGGCCAGGTATCTGGCACCCCGATCACCCGGCGTCTCATGCTTGCCTACGATGACCGCTACGGCATCGAGCTTTTTCATCGCGAACTGCCTGACTACTGGCGTCGCGGGCACACCACCTTCGCACAGATGCTTTTACAGGCCGAAGCTCAGCGGGCGTCGCTCAATGCACAGGCAACAGCTTTCGACCACGCACTGGTCTCCGCACTCACGCAGGCGGGCGGCAGCAAATATGCGCAGTTAGCCGTGCTGGCCTATCAGCAGACTCTCGGAGCCACGAAGCTGGCCGCAGGCATTGACGGCGAGCCGCTGCTCTTCTCCAAAGAAAACTTCAGCAATGGCTGCGTCGATACAGTCGATGTCACCTACCCCTCGGCGCCGCTGTTTCTGTTTGTCAATCCCAAGCTGCTTGAGGCCATGCTGCGCCCCGTGCTGCAGTACGCTGAGATGCCACGCTGGCCGTGGCCCTTTGCCCCGCATGATATTGGCACCTATCCTCTGGCGAATGGTCAGGTATACGGTGGCGCAGAAACGAGTGAAGTGGACCAGATGCCGGTGGAAGAGACCGGCAACATGCTCATCATGATGGATGCCATTGCGCAGGCCGAGGGCAATCCTGATTTTGCAAAGCCCTATTGGCCCATGCTGACGAAGTGGGCAAAGTATCTGCGCGCCTTTGGCCTCGATCCCAAAAATCAGCTCAGCACCGATGACTTTGCCGGCCATCTGGCCCACAATGCCAATCTCTCAATCAAGGCAATTCTGGCGCTTGGCAGCTACGCACAACTGGCCCGAATGCTAGGCCATGCTGATATTGCCAACGACTATCAGCAGACGGCGAAGCAGATGGCCGGCCAGTGGGTTCACATGGCCGCGGATGGCGACCACACGCGCCTCGCCTTCAACATGCCCAACACCTGGAGCCAGAAGTACAACCTGGTCTGGAATCGCATTCTGGGGCTTAACCTTTTCCCGCCGAGCGTGGCCCGCCAGGAAGTCGCGTTTTATCTCCAGCATCAGAACGCCTTCGGGCTTCCGCTCGACTACCGGCACACTTACACCAAGCTCGACTGGACGACCTGGAGCGCGACACTGGCAAACAATCAAAAAGACTTTGAAGCGCTCATCGATCCACTCTATAAATTCATGACCGAGACGCCCACGCGGGTTCCGTTGAGCGACTGGTTCGATACCGTTACGGGTAAGCAGGTCGGCTTTCAGGCGCGCTCGGTGGTTGGAGGCATCTTCATCAAGCCGCTAACGGACAAGAGCCTTTGGCGCCAGTGGGCACAAGGCCATCCATAGTGCAAACTGGAAAAGCAATGACGATTCAGAATGTATATCTGCTGCATGGCAAGGGTGGTTCTCCCAACGGCACGGTCAGCAAGCTGGCCGCTGTGCTCGAACCACTCTGGCCGCAACTGACTTTCACTCGCCCACTGCTGCCGCACAACGATCCTCAGACTCTCGCTGAGCGATCCGTGGATTTCCTCGAACAACTGCAACTCCCGCAAGGGGCTTTGCTTGTGGGCATAAGTCTCGGCGGCACTGTCGCGGCCAAACTGCAAGAGATGGGCCGTGACGACCTGCATGTCATGGCCATCAGCTCGCCCACCTGGGCCGATGGTGTGGTGCTTCGCGAGCGGCCGGAACGCCGCGTCGCGATCTACTCTTCTCAGGATGAAGTGATTGCCCCGCGCACGGCAGACTGGCCGCGCCTCGCCGCGATTGCCCGTGACTTTTCCTGGCTCAACCACAGCACTGACCAGCACTTTGCGCCGCTGACCCGCCTCTTCGGCTGGTACCTCGAAGGCACGCTGGCCGAGAAGATCGGCACCGATCCTCGCTAGCCGGCAATTCTCCTGGCGCAACAAAAGCCGCACATGATGTGCGGCTTTTTGTTGTTTAACATGCAGTATTATTGGCCAATCTTGCGCAGCGGTTTACCCGCCATCAGATTGCGCTCAATGAACTCCAGCGTGATGTTCTTGGTCTCTGGCACCAGCAGGCCAGTGATCGCGATAAAGATCACGTTAAAGCCCGCATATAGCCAGAAGGTCTGCGCGTGGCCGAAGCTGTTGAGCAGCGTCAGGAAGGTGGCCCCAACCACAAAGTTGGCGACCCAGTTGGTCAGGGTGGAAAGCGCAATGCCAAAGTCGCGTCCGTTAATAGGCTGCACTTCCGAACACAGAATCCAGATCAGCGGCCCGGCCGACATCGCGAAACCAACGATAAACAGCAGCAACATGGCGACGGTGAAGATTTGCTCAGTATGCGAGTGAATGCCCAGATGCATCATGCTGCCCACCACGGCCATGCCAATCGCCATCACCGTGAAGCCTGTATAAAGAATGGGCTTCCGGCCCCAGCGATCTACCAGCCAGATGGCAATGAACGTCGCCAGCACGTTTGCCAGGCCCACAATCGCGGTGAAGACCATCTGCGCTTCTTTCTGGTAGCCCATGTCCTTGAAGATGATCGGCGCATAGTACATCACCACATTCATCCCGGTGAACTGCTGCACAATCTGCAACAGTACGCCGAGCCCCACCGAGCGGCGGAAATTACTGTTCTGCAGAAACATCTGCCAGCCATGCTGAGGTATGCGCAACTGGGCGGCGATCTCCTGCTCTTCCTGCTCCACAATCTTGGGGTTGCCCCGCAGGCGCAGGAGCACGCGAGTGGCTTCCTCTTTGCGTCCCCGCATCATCAGCCAGCGAGGGCTGTCAGGCAGCGAGAAGATGCCTACGAAAAATAAAGCACCCGGGATGGCAATGATGCCGAGCATCCAATGCCAGTTGCCGGAGTAGCTGAAGGCCAGATCAGAAAGATATGCGACAAAAATGCCGATGGTGATCATCAACTGATATAGCGAAACCATGGAGCCGCGAATATTTTCCGGCGCAATCTCTGCCAGGTAAATCGGCGCGGTGAAAGAAAGCATGCCGATCGAGATGCCGAGAATCAGGCGTCCGGCCAGCAGCACGTTCACTGACCATGCCGCGCCGCACAGCACCGAGGCCACCACGAAAATGAATGACCCCAGCAGCAGAGAACGCTTGCGCCCCAGGCTCTTGGCCATCCATCCGCCGGCCAATGCACCCACGGCCGCCCCGAGCATCATCCAGCTCACAATGTGCTCCA
The DNA window shown above is from Acidobacterium capsulatum ATCC 51196 and carries:
- a CDS encoding cytochrome c oxidase assembly protein yields the protein MPDNLTQAILQSWTIPLAPTIGVMVAAIVYLRGWRMARVTRPTELPVWRMASFMAGLASFWLALASPLDALDQFLLVAHMTQHLILMSVAPPLIVLGAPVVPLLRGLPRALVRDDLSAWMNSKAFHGVQAVVTHPVFGWLAMNISFLLWHVPAAYDLALRNNTVHELEHASFFFFALPFWWFVLQPWPSRYRWSRWMILPYLMTADVVNTALSGYLVFGGSVIYSTYRNAPRIFGISAQMDQTAAGAEMWVIGSFIFWIPLMVIVLQLLSPRRQRIRQAIQRAAAIRHKVKMPPAFDLLQMPPVGRILRARFGRAGLQSLTLLLIAAIILDGARGTPVAMLNLGGSVLWNILRPLNLLLFFVAGNLFCMACPFTLPRELARFFGLGKLRWPAWLKNKWPATILLLVFFWAYEHFALWNSPRDTAIVLLGYVLAVFAIDSIFRGANFCKYVCPIGQFNFVSSLVSPLDLGVKSQSTCSSCSTRDCIRGNEAQRGCELQLYLPMKQGNMDCTLCMDCVKACPHDNIALRVLPPVRDLVNDPRRSSLRRFSRRFDVAVMVLLLAISSIFNAGVMIAPVVDRLSDFEAAHPFFASGVGSLAVAASIFLVLLAASWTFAKALQIFSTEKSVRTVFCRFALALLPLGLAMWAAHLLFHMATATSSFMPTLTHAWHALTGGAHPHAMSAMAGMQGMSQMGNMPGMNMDMSGMGAMTMVSKPIQLMLIPGAEGLNLFHLQIWMLDLGLLFTLYAGWRLVRQMASSARNAVAMLTLWALSSGLFYAICIWIYTQPMEMRGMGM
- a CDS encoding TonB-dependent receptor; translation: MTTVYAQATAEITGTVTDPSGAVIPGAKITATNDASGSSQSTVSNSSGLYTLPGLSNGTYTLVVTAKGFATYKTSGVVLDVAATVQENVALQLGSSSQTVTVRANALQVQSQSNEISTLISGAQVNQIATNGRNITSLTTLGTGVSGNLPSFNGVAAQTSTATISFNGMRPDHNNYLIDGGEVYDRGSGGKIDVLPSPDAISEFQVLSSNYPPDYGLSSGGTILVELKSGTRKFHGGVWEFNRNDALDAGYYFAKKNHQASPELRLNIFGGNIGGPVWIPHVYNTHKNKTFFFVNEEWRRFVQGANPTATNTIPSNDFPTAGQPFTYTPFNGPVPVVPQTSDPAKLALYTQDGLVPGQPFPNNTIPANLLDPNAVAFMGTGAIPKPNAPNNQYIASPKQPTNVREDVVRIDQNIGSKYKLMGSWIHDSMTQTIFPTQWSGDSYSTVGDIFSNPSWAAAVRLTQALSPTVLNETGLYVNGNKINVQPAGIYQQPSGWSAKSFFTGNNAENRLPQIAFSGGPINTTYTAIYWPWHNSYLNYQIRDDLSITRGKHAFKFGFSYMREDKNQQLQADTQGDYGFDGSKYSGDAYINFLLGFASTYDQLQQQRTDHWISNTYSFYAMDNWHITPRLSLQLGLRDDIMPQTYEKNNQVANFVPADYKAADAQSPDPNTGNLNPNGPGVQIINNEPFYLNGIEQAGKNGAPRGLVKNDFYTLQPRIGFAYDASGDGRTILRGGAGIFYERVQGNDIYNLSTTPPFAYAPSVSDVYFSDPNVSADTGQRASVPLGPAGLTAMNYYYPHPGTAQYSLGIQHQLAPSAIFYLGYVGSTSWNQDDLREINDLPLNAISQREEVATGCANSAPPSAGALPCPNIPSNANLYRPYLGYSNIRLEENAVNADYNSLQASVRMEKWHGLTLQLAYTWSHEIDIQSADLTTQTLAGSGGDISDPYSYKYDRGSGNFDRRNIFNANYIYDLPFYMHSHNVLARTLLSGWVVSGVTVAQSGSPVNVYYNGPDTLGLGGSTTNRPNIVGNVTFPKTQQEWFNAKAFADPVAPWVSSANNNQGFGDARKDTITGPGLFNWNISIFKTFPFTANPTGPHLQFRAESFNTFNHTEWNSIDTGSHDPNFSQVTNTYDPRVLQLGLKLLF
- a CDS encoding tetratricopeptide repeat protein; translation: MQLFRLKAICVGLLLAGLSLAFAVPEARAQSAASPDLLRQQALALEQQGQFAQAESIWHTLLTQNAKNVEACAHLGLDEARTQNYPEAIQYYRRALALDPSLHGLRLDLALSYFKMGKFPQAIPLLAEELHQHPGDLRLTILLGMAHYGAQQYDKVVPYLKAAAAKEPQSAAIRLPLAQACLWSRQFECVLTTYKQILALNADSAEADMLAGEAYSAQSNTPAAIRQFRAAIQANPNLPQEHFGLGYLLWTQRNYAEAEEQFRDELRISPDDGQSLAYLGDTLMHLGKSDEARASLERAMVLKSSLELAHLDLGILDVNAGHDSAAVAEFHAAIQINPKSTDARWRLARLYQKMGQHQKAAAEFAIVSKMKRESAQSLYLKMAGSHEAQATARQKDATPQ
- a CDS encoding glutaminase family protein; translation: MKHSAGWAAIGFLTGGLAIPAHAQEPVTARTPATPLVVHDPYFSIWSFNDKLTGGPTHHWTGSSQQLIGVVRIDGKSYRFMGDEPSLPALPQISRAIWPTHVIYRFQGAGVRLTATFFTPDLPHNLDVLSRPLSYLSWKVSSSDGSPHQVQIYFAASAELAVNDVYQHVVWGTSRVGDMQVMHIGTNTQQVLAKSGDNLRIDWGWADVAVPAQPGASVATIGMNAFNDAVNKGEFPASDDLNMPRMARIDTPVLAARFDLGQVSGTPITRRLMLAYDDRYGIELFHRELPDYWRRGHTTFAQMLLQAEAQRASLNAQATAFDHALVSALTQAGGSKYAQLAVLAYQQTLGATKLAAGIDGEPLLFSKENFSNGCVDTVDVTYPSAPLFLFVNPKLLEAMLRPVLQYAEMPRWPWPFAPHDIGTYPLANGQVYGGAETSEVDQMPVEETGNMLIMMDAIAQAEGNPDFAKPYWPMLTKWAKYLRAFGLDPKNQLSTDDFAGHLAHNANLSIKAILALGSYAQLARMLGHADIANDYQQTAKQMAGQWVHMAADGDHTRLAFNMPNTWSQKYNLVWNRILGLNLFPPSVARQEVAFYLQHQNAFGLPLDYRHTYTKLDWTTWSATLANNQKDFEALIDPLYKFMTETPTRVPLSDWFDTVTGKQVGFQARSVVGGIFIKPLTDKSLWRQWAQGHP